In Geitlerinema sp. PCC 9228, one DNA window encodes the following:
- a CDS encoding zinc ABC transporter substrate-binding protein: MNSFIRYLATSLPQKLTVGLCLLPVLLGGCTQSDSNNPANSHNDLPNVVTTSTILTDLAETVGGDDIQLSGILEPGTDPHIYEPVPQDSIAFEQADLILYNGYNLEPNLIKLINAAGINARKVAVAETVSPLQVKSEEGENLEPDPHIWGSAKNAIVMVETIRDELVELSPEDREAFVENTDELVTELERLHNWIQQQIATIPEENRQLITTHDAFEYYANAYGLEVTGTLIGISTEEQPSAKTVQQLVEAVKRTDAPAIFAETTINPQLIQTVATEAGVKLAEPALYSDSIGPQGSSADSYIKMMVQNTKTITENLGGEYESFR; the protein is encoded by the coding sequence ATGAATTCATTCATACGCTATCTTGCAACCTCTCTGCCGCAAAAACTAACCGTAGGACTGTGCTTGCTGCCAGTGTTGCTGGGTGGCTGTACCCAATCCGACAGCAACAACCCTGCCAACAGCCATAACGACCTCCCCAACGTTGTTACCACCAGCACCATTTTGACCGACCTGGCAGAAACCGTTGGCGGCGACGACATCCAACTGTCGGGAATTTTAGAACCCGGTACCGACCCGCATATCTACGAACCTGTTCCCCAAGACAGCATTGCCTTTGAACAAGCGGATTTAATCTTGTACAACGGCTACAACTTGGAACCGAACTTAATCAAACTCATCAACGCCGCTGGCATCAACGCTAGAAAAGTTGCCGTTGCCGAAACCGTATCGCCGCTACAAGTAAAATCCGAGGAAGGAGAAAACCTAGAACCTGACCCCCACATTTGGGGAAGTGCCAAAAATGCTATCGTCATGGTGGAAACCATTCGCGATGAGTTGGTAGAACTTTCCCCGGAAGACCGAGAGGCGTTTGTCGAAAATACTGACGAACTGGTTACCGAACTGGAACGGCTGCACAATTGGATCCAACAGCAAATTGCCACCATTCCCGAAGAAAATCGGCAATTGATTACCACCCACGATGCTTTTGAATATTATGCCAATGCCTATGGGTTGGAAGTAACGGGAACGCTTATCGGTATCAGTACGGAAGAACAACCCAGTGCCAAAACCGTGCAACAATTGGTGGAAGCGGTGAAGCGAACCGATGCACCGGCGATTTTTGCCGAAACCACCATCAATCCCCAACTGATTCAGACTGTAGCGACCGAAGCTGGGGTAAAGTTGGCAGAACCGGCGTTATATTCTGATTCCATTGGACCGCAAGGGAGTTCTGCCGATAGTTATATCAAAATGATGGTTCAAAATACCAAAACCATTACGGAAAATTTGGGTGGCGAGTACGAATCGTTTCGTTAA